Proteins encoded by one window of Streptococcus sanguinis:
- a CDS encoding acyl-[acyl-carrier-protein] thioesterase: MGLTYQMKMKIPFDMADMNGHIKLPDVILLSLQVSGMQSIELGVSDKDMLERYNLVWIITDYDIDVTRLPRFAEEITIETEALTYNRLFCYRRFTIFDEAGEVIIQMMATFVLMDRDSRKVRAVDPEIVAPYQSDFSKKLLRGPKYPDLENPVSKDYHVRFYDLDMNGHVNNSKYLDWIFEVMGADFLTKHIPKKVHLKYVKEVRPGGMIASSYDLEGLQSNHQISSDGEVNAQALVTWQEFKHENEEEQK; encoded by the coding sequence ATGGGCTTAACTTATCAAATGAAAATGAAAATTCCTTTTGATATGGCAGATATGAATGGCCATATCAAGCTGCCGGATGTCATCTTGCTGTCCTTGCAGGTATCGGGGATGCAGTCAATCGAGCTTGGCGTCAGTGACAAGGATATGCTGGAGCGGTATAACCTAGTCTGGATTATCACGGACTATGATATTGATGTGACACGTCTGCCACGATTTGCAGAGGAGATTACTATCGAAACAGAAGCCTTAACTTATAATCGGCTCTTTTGCTACCGTCGCTTTACGATTTTTGATGAAGCGGGTGAAGTCATTATACAGATGATGGCAACCTTTGTTCTTATGGATCGGGATAGCCGCAAGGTTCGTGCCGTTGATCCGGAGATTGTGGCGCCATATCAATCTGACTTTTCCAAGAAATTACTGCGCGGTCCTAAGTATCCAGACTTGGAAAATCCTGTCAGCAAGGACTACCATGTGCGCTTTTACGACTTGGATATGAATGGCCATGTCAATAATAGCAAGTATCTGGACTGGATCTTTGAGGTCATGGGTGCAGACTTCCTCACGAAACATATTCCTAAGAAGGTCCATCTCAAGTATGTCAAGGAAGTTCGACCAGGCGGCATGATTGCTTCTAGCTACGACCTAGAAGGTCTGCAGAGCAATCACCAAATTTCCAGTGACGGCGAAGTCAATGCCCAGGCTTTGGTTACCTGGCAAGAGTTTAAACATGAGAATGAGGAAGAGCAGAAATGA
- the hemW gene encoding radical SAM family heme chaperone HemW, translating into MQTKPTSAYVHIPFCTQICYYCDFSKVFIKNQPVDSYLEHLIEEYHSYDIKKLRTLYIGGGTPTALSARQLAFLLEKLTDKLDLSYLEELTIEANPGDLDQEKIAVLKDSPVNRVSLGVQTFNDHMLKQIGRSHSEKDIYENIANLKKAGFDNISIDLIYALPKQTMEDMKINVAKAIALGIPHMSLYSLILENHTVFMNRMRRGKLPLPKEDLEAEMFEYIIAELKKAGFEHYEISNFSKPGFESRHNLMYWDNAEYYGIGAGASGYVDGVRYKNHGPIRHYLQAVEAGNARVQEEALTLNEKMEEEMFLGLRKKSGVSKKRFEEKFGISFEEQYGAIVAELTEQGLLVPDRNIVRMTKQGLFLGDTVAEKFILE; encoded by the coding sequence ATGCAAACCAAACCGACTTCTGCTTATGTGCATATTCCTTTTTGTACTCAGATTTGTTATTACTGCGATTTTTCCAAGGTTTTTATCAAAAATCAGCCGGTAGATAGTTATCTGGAGCATTTGATTGAGGAGTATCATTCTTACGATATCAAAAAGCTCCGTACACTCTATATCGGTGGCGGAACTCCGACCGCTCTATCGGCGCGTCAGTTGGCTTTTTTGCTGGAAAAGCTGACAGACAAGCTGGACTTGTCTTATCTAGAAGAGCTGACTATTGAAGCCAATCCTGGGGACTTGGATCAGGAGAAGATTGCTGTACTTAAAGACTCGCCTGTCAATCGGGTTTCGTTGGGCGTACAGACTTTCAATGACCACATGCTCAAGCAGATTGGCCGCAGTCACTCAGAAAAGGACATCTACGAGAATATTGCCAATCTCAAAAAAGCAGGTTTTGATAATATCTCGATTGACCTGATTTATGCCCTGCCCAAGCAGACTATGGAAGATATGAAAATCAATGTAGCTAAGGCTATTGCTCTGGGCATTCCCCACATGAGTCTGTACAGCTTGATTTTGGAAAACCATACGGTCTTTATGAATCGGATGCGGCGTGGGAAGCTGCCTCTGCCCAAGGAAGACTTGGAAGCGGAGATGTTTGAATACATTATAGCTGAGCTGAAAAAAGCAGGTTTTGAGCATTATGAGATTTCAAACTTTTCCAAGCCAGGCTTTGAGAGCCGCCATAATCTCATGTACTGGGACAATGCGGAATATTATGGTATTGGAGCGGGAGCGTCTGGCTATGTCGATGGTGTTCGCTATAAAAACCACGGGCCGATTCGTCATTATCTGCAGGCGGTGGAAGCGGGCAATGCCCGTGTGCAGGAAGAAGCGCTGACATTGAATGAAAAGATGGAAGAAGAGATGTTTTTAGGCTTGCGTAAGAAGTCAGGTGTTTCAAAAAAACGCTTCGAGGAAAAATTTGGTATATCCTTTGAAGAACAGTATGGAGCTATTGTGGCTGAACTGACTGAGCAGGGTTTGCTAGTGCCTGACAGAAACATTGTGCGTATGACCAAACAAGGTCTCTTTTTGGGCGATACGGTTGCTGAGAAATTTATATTGGAGTAA
- a CDS encoding glutamate-5-semialdehyde dehydrogenase, producing MTSTQAIFEKVQKVKKTINTATTAEKNHALEEMAKQLWLSRADILAANELDMTTAKGKISDVMLDRLYLDEDRIVAMAEGIRQLIDLEDPVGQVLERTELENGLVISKKRVAMGVIGIIYESRPNVTSDAAALALKSGSAVVLRSGKDAYQTALAIVTALKEGLAQTKISPDCIQLVSDTSRASAQAMMKAKGYLDLLIPRGGAGLIQAVVENATVPVIETGTGIVHVYVDKDANQTKALAIIENAKTSRPSVCNAMEVLLVHEEIAAAFLPRLQKILVTDRDAARENPVELRLDEKAAQYISGSQAKPEDFDTEFLDYILAVKLVSSLEEAVEHIEAHSTHHSDAIVTENDSAAAYFTEQVDSAAVYVNASTRFTDGGQFGLGCEMGISTQKLHARGPMGLKELTSYKYVIQGTGQVRK from the coding sequence ATGACCTCAACACAAGCGATTTTTGAAAAGGTTCAGAAAGTCAAGAAGACGATCAACACGGCTACAACGGCTGAGAAAAACCATGCTTTGGAAGAAATGGCAAAGCAGCTCTGGCTCTCTCGTGCGGACATTTTAGCAGCCAATGAATTGGATATGACCACGGCTAAAGGTAAGATTTCAGATGTAATGCTGGACCGCCTCTATCTGGATGAGGATCGGATTGTTGCTATGGCAGAGGGAATTCGCCAGTTGATTGACTTGGAGGATCCTGTAGGGCAAGTCTTGGAAAGGACCGAGCTTGAGAACGGCCTTGTCATCAGTAAGAAGCGGGTGGCCATGGGCGTGATTGGGATTATCTACGAAAGTCGGCCTAATGTCACCTCTGACGCTGCGGCTCTGGCTCTAAAGAGTGGTAGTGCAGTCGTCCTCAGAAGCGGCAAGGATGCCTATCAGACAGCGCTAGCCATTGTCACAGCTTTGAAAGAAGGTTTGGCTCAGACGAAGATTTCGCCGGATTGTATCCAGTTGGTTTCTGATACCAGTCGGGCTTCCGCCCAGGCCATGATGAAGGCCAAGGGATATCTGGATTTACTCATTCCTCGCGGAGGTGCTGGACTGATTCAGGCGGTTGTGGAGAATGCGACTGTGCCGGTTATTGAGACGGGTACTGGAATTGTCCATGTCTATGTAGATAAGGATGCTAATCAAACCAAGGCTTTGGCGATTATTGAGAATGCCAAGACCAGTCGCCCCTCTGTCTGCAATGCCATGGAGGTACTGCTGGTTCATGAAGAGATTGCTGCAGCATTTTTACCACGTTTACAAAAGATTTTGGTAACAGATCGTGATGCTGCGCGAGAAAACCCTGTTGAATTGCGTTTGGATGAGAAAGCGGCTCAGTATATCTCGGGCTCGCAAGCTAAACCAGAAGATTTTGATACCGAATTTTTGGACTATATCTTAGCAGTCAAGTTGGTTTCTTCGCTGGAAGAAGCGGTGGAGCATATTGAAGCTCACAGCACCCATCATTCGGATGCCATTGTGACGGAGAACGATTCAGCGGCAGCTTACTTCACAGAGCAGGTGGATAGTGCGGCAGTTTATGTCAATGCCTCAACCCGCTTTACAGATGGCGGTCAATTTGGCCTCGGCTGCGAAATGGGGATTTCTACTCAGAAACTGCATGCCAGAGGTCCTATGGGGCTGAAAGAGTTGACCAGCTATAAATACGTCATCCAAGGGACTGGTCAAGTGAGGAAATAA
- a CDS encoding aminoglycoside phosphotransferase family protein, protein MFFQQFADENFILNNLHKWYGHDCQISQLSKGSENLNYLLDGQLVVRVLYLAKSSPIFSQAFPYLEREVYFVNTLYENKLNPLRYLSFPDGKFIHRLDVKDGSLFFLKYPYLRGERMTFSSYNLTKLARKLANIHDFSQRYLMTFERVPFYDDLISSLHFRAFSYNPQLERIIPGYQALWKIFQENTETLKSMKCEKRNIFIHNDLHNENLLLCEKEVAILDFGDCRYSLPEEDIGTLFWGILQKVERSKYEEMLDHFFKYYSRPIDKIVCFRYALQRFLDIHLYYLNENLKEVGLIKYQKEKFNKEEAMIDFLISKITE, encoded by the coding sequence ATGTTCTTTCAACAATTTGCAGATGAAAATTTTATCTTGAATAATCTTCATAAATGGTATGGTCATGATTGTCAGATTTCTCAACTCTCAAAAGGTAGTGAAAATCTAAATTATTTGCTCGACGGCCAGTTGGTGGTTCGTGTGCTTTATTTGGCCAAAAGTTCGCCAATTTTTTCGCAAGCCTTTCCGTATCTAGAAAGAGAAGTGTATTTTGTCAATACTTTATACGAGAACAAGTTAAATCCGCTTCGGTATCTGTCTTTTCCAGATGGGAAGTTCATTCATCGGTTGGATGTGAAGGATGGAAGTCTCTTTTTTCTGAAATATCCTTATTTAAGAGGTGAACGAATGACTTTCTCTTCCTATAATTTGACAAAACTTGCTCGAAAATTAGCAAATATACATGATTTTTCTCAGAGATATTTGATGACATTTGAAAGAGTCCCCTTTTATGACGACTTGATTTCTTCTTTACATTTCAGAGCTTTTTCTTACAATCCTCAGCTTGAAAGAATCATTCCAGGCTATCAGGCATTGTGGAAAATATTTCAAGAGAACACAGAAACTTTGAAGTCAATGAAGTGTGAGAAGAGGAATATTTTTATTCATAACGACTTACATAATGAAAATTTGCTGCTTTGCGAAAAGGAAGTAGCCATATTGGATTTTGGAGATTGCAGATATTCATTGCCTGAAGAGGATATTGGAACCTTATTTTGGGGAATCCTGCAAAAAGTTGAAAGGTCAAAATATGAAGAAATGCTAGATCATTTTTTTAAATATTATTCCAGACCAATCGATAAAATAGTTTGTTTTCGTTATGCCTTGCAGAGATTTTTAGATATTCATTTGTATTATCTGAATGAAAATCTAAAAGAAGTAGGCTTAATCAAGTATCAAAAAGAAAAATTCAACAAAGAAGAAGCGATGATTGATTTTCTTATATCGAAAATTACTGAATAA
- a CDS encoding TIGR01457 family HAD-type hydrolase, giving the protein MTYKGYLIDLDGTIYKGKSRIPAGEAFVHDLQRRKIPYLFVTNNTTRTPETVQTMLAENFNIETPLDTIYTATLATIDYMQEKNLGKKVYVIGDVGLKHAIEEAGYIEDTENPDYVVVGLDWEVDYEKLTIATLAIQKGAHFIGTNPDLNIPTERGLQPGAGAINALLEAATRVEPTFIGKPNAIIMEKAIEHLGLAREEVVMVGDNYLTDIRAGIDNGIPTLLVTTGFTLPEEVPNLPIQPTHVLSSLAEWDFDA; this is encoded by the coding sequence ATGACTTATAAAGGATATTTGATTGATTTAGACGGGACGATTTATAAGGGCAAGAGCCGGATTCCGGCTGGTGAAGCCTTTGTGCATGACTTGCAGAGGCGCAAGATTCCCTATCTTTTCGTGACCAATAATACCACGCGCACGCCAGAAACAGTGCAAACCATGTTGGCGGAGAATTTTAATATTGAGACGCCACTTGATACCATTTACACAGCAACTCTAGCTACCATTGACTATATGCAGGAGAAAAATCTGGGCAAGAAAGTCTACGTCATTGGTGATGTGGGACTTAAACATGCTATTGAAGAAGCTGGATATATAGAAGACACAGAAAATCCAGATTATGTAGTAGTTGGGCTGGACTGGGAAGTGGATTATGAGAAGCTGACAATAGCGACTCTGGCTATTCAAAAGGGTGCCCACTTTATCGGAACCAATCCAGATCTCAACATTCCGACTGAGCGAGGTTTGCAGCCGGGAGCTGGCGCAATCAATGCCCTCTTGGAAGCAGCCACTCGGGTTGAACCGACCTTTATCGGCAAGCCCAATGCCATCATCATGGAAAAAGCCATAGAGCATCTAGGGTTGGCGCGTGAAGAAGTGGTCATGGTGGGCGATAACTATCTGACAGATATTCGAGCAGGAATCGACAACGGCATTCCGACTCTATTGGTTACGACAGGTTTTACCCTGCCAGAAGAAGTGCCCAATCTGCCGATCCAACCGACGCATGTCTTGTCCAGTCTAGCGGAGTGGGATTTCGATGCGTGA
- the proC gene encoding pyrroline-5-carboxylate reductase, with protein sequence MKIGFIGLGNMGGSLARLVSQDERFRSELLLANRSRDKAEKIAAEVGGQPVSNEEVFAQAEVIFLGIKPAQFTDLLAEYQAILEKRESILLVSMAAGLTLELLEKFTPGQHRWIRIMPNTPVAVAEGVITYALSPEANQTDEDLLRELLSSAGLLVKLEEKQLDAATALAGCGPAFVYLFIEALADAGVRAGLSRDISLELANQTLLGAAKLSRVSGQHPAQLKDQVCSPAGSTIAGVASLEENAFRGTVMDAVQAAYKRTQELGK encoded by the coding sequence ATGAAAATTGGATTTATCGGTCTGGGAAATATGGGGGGTAGTCTTGCTCGCCTAGTTTCCCAAGATGAAAGATTTAGAAGCGAATTACTCCTGGCCAATCGCAGTCGTGACAAGGCTGAAAAGATTGCTGCGGAAGTTGGTGGACAACCGGTTAGTAATGAAGAGGTTTTTGCTCAGGCAGAAGTGATTTTTCTGGGTATCAAACCGGCTCAATTTACTGACTTGCTGGCTGAGTATCAGGCAATTCTAGAAAAACGGGAGTCTATTTTGTTGGTTTCAATGGCTGCTGGTCTAACCTTAGAGCTATTAGAAAAATTTACACCTGGCCAGCATCGTTGGATTCGAATCATGCCTAATACACCAGTAGCTGTTGCCGAGGGTGTTATTACCTATGCTTTATCCCCAGAAGCGAATCAAACGGACGAAGACTTGTTACGTGAGCTTCTGTCTTCAGCTGGCCTTTTAGTCAAACTAGAGGAAAAGCAGTTGGATGCAGCGACAGCTCTTGCTGGCTGTGGCCCAGCTTTCGTCTATCTCTTTATAGAGGCCTTAGCGGACGCTGGGGTGCGGGCGGGACTCAGTCGCGATATATCACTTGAACTGGCCAATCAAACTCTCTTAGGCGCTGCCAAGTTAAGTCGGGTCAGCGGGCAACATCCGGCTCAACTCAAAGATCAGGTCTGCAGTCCGGCCGGATCGACTATCGCCGGGGTAGCCAGTCTGGAAGAAAATGCTTTTCGAGGAACGGTCATGGATGCCGTTCAAGCTGCTTACAAGAGGACGCAGGAGTTGGGAAAATAA